Sequence from the Neptunomonas japonica JAMM 1380 genome:
TCTGGATGATTCGTTCGAGGAAGACCTGGATGTGATGGCTATTGATGATGCTGTTACAGCGTCTGAGCAGCCAGAGCCTGAGACTACAGATGGCCTTGATGACGATGACCTACTTGGGTCGATTCTAGATGATAATGAGTCTGATGATGAGTTTGACTTGGGCTTGGATGAATTGGCTGATATGGACAGTGCAACTGAATTAGATTCGGTTGAGCCTAAGTCAGCAGAGTCGCCAGATTTAGAGGATGAGTTTGAGTTAGGAGATCTTCCTGGTAGTGCATTAGCCGCCGATACGGCCTTAGATGAGTTGCTGGCAGATGATGACGATGAGTTAGATGCTCTAGAGCAATCTCGTCAAAGTAATGTACGCTCTGGCATGGATGCAGTCGACCCGATTTCTGATACTGATGACGTAGATGATTCATTAGAGTCGTTGGCATCCTTGGGCCTTGATCAGTTAGATGAGGAGCCTGTCACTATTGCTGATGATGAGGTTGTCAGTAATGAGGAAGAGCTCGAGTTTAATTTGAGTGACGCAGAACCTGAGTCTGTTGAATCAGAATCAGCGATGAAAGATTTAGAAGACGAGCTAGATGAGCTTGATTTTGAATTAGATGACCTTGATATGGCTGATTCTGCACCTGAAGTAGAGGTTGAGCCTACTTCTAATGAGAATGATCTAGATTTTGAAACGGACTTGATGGCTGATCTAGATTCACTTCTAGAGAATCAAGATGTGCAAGAGGAAGTGCCAGAGCTTGAAGACCTTGGTGATGGCGAACTTGCTTCTTTGGATGAAGAAACGCTAGATAATAACAGTGACTTAAATGACTTTGGCGATCTAGACGATGTTTTGGGTCTTGATGATGAAGAAACGGCTGAAGACGCAGCTCTTTCTGAGCAAAGTGCGAGCCTCTCTGATGCAGCTGAACTTTTGGATGATCCTGAAGAGCTTGGTCTTGGTGTGACTGAGCAAGAAGCACCAATAGATGTGGCAGGCTTTGATCTGGATGACCTGAGTTTTGATGAATCCGATGATGAGTTGCCGGGAACACCTACGGATGAAGAGGTCACTCGCGAGCTGACATCTAATATTGAGCACGATTTAGATGCTGAGCTTGATGATGAGTTAGAAGCGCTGCTCAACAGCACTGATAACGATATAGCATTAGAGGAATCTTCTTCAGAAGAGGAGCATTCTCTTGATGCTTTGGGTTTCTTGGATGGGGCTGATGAAGTTGAAACTAAACTTGACCTTGCTCGAGCTTATATTGATATGGATGATGTTGAAGGTGCTAGAGATATTCTTGAAGAGATCGCCCAAGAAGGTAATGATTCTCAAAAAGATGAAGCGACAGAGTTGTTAGGAGGTCTTGTTTGACGCAAGAAATAACTCAGTTAGGCAGTGAAGAAGGGGCGACTACGGTCGCCCCTTCTTATCGTTATGCGCTTTGTGTGGAGTATGCTGGTGCTGCTTATAACGGTTGGCAGATTCAGAAGAATGATGAAGTCCCTACTGTTCAAGGGCATATGCACAAAGCACTCTCAGTTGTAGCGAATGAACCTGTAACAGTTGTATGTGCGGGTAGAACAGATACTGGCGTTAATGGTACTTATCAAATAATTCATTTCGATACGCATGCAAAGCGTGAAAATCGTGCATGGGTTTTGGGGGGTAATAGTAATTTGCCTGATGATATTGCTATACGTTGGGCTACTCCTGTTGATGATACATTTCATGCGCGCTTCAGTGCTCAGGAACGTCGTTACCGTTATTTGATATATAGCACTAGAATTAAACCTGCCTTGCTATCGAAAGGGGTTACTTGGACTTATAAGCCTCTGGATATTGAACGGATGCGTGAGGCGGGTGCTCACTTGGTTGGAGTACATGACTTCTCTTCATATCGAGCGGTAGCGTGTCAGGCCAAAAGCCCAATCAGGGATGTAAAAGCACTGAATATTTATCGTTCAGGTGAGTTAATAGTTATTGATGTGCAAGCCAATGCTTTTTTACACCATATGATTAGAAATATCGCCGGTGTGCTAATGAGTATTGGTGCCGGTGAAGCTGAGCCTATTTGGGCTAAACAAGTATTAGACGCTAGAAATCGCTGCGCTGGAGGGATAACAGCACCACCTTCAGGCTTATATTTTGTTGATGTGAAGTATCCACAGAGTTACGCTTTACCAAAATCTGAACTGGGTCCTTATTTCCTTAATATTACTGGCTAACGTTGAGTCGCTAGTTCTGTTAGAATTCCCTCTTTGCCTAAAAATATATCGACTTAATCATGGCAGTACGCGTAAAAATTTGTGGTATCACTCGTGCAGAAGATGCGCTGACAGCTATAGCAGCTGGAGCACACTCTCTTGGCTTTGTCTTTTATAAACCAAGCCCTCGATACGTTGAGCCTTCTATCGCTGCGGATATCATCTCAGTACTTCCGCCTTTTATCACGACGACTGCGTTGTTCGTAGATGAATCCCCCGATGTTGTTAAAGAGATAGTAGCTCTGACAAAGGTCGATCTCCTACAGTTTCACGGTAAAGAATCTCCAGAATATTGTGTACAGTTTGAGCGACCTTATATTAAAGCGTTACGAATGAAGCCTGGTCTTGATTTAGTGCAGCAAGCTAGCAGTTACTCTTCGTCACGTGCTGTGTTGCTCGATGCATATAAGGCGGGGGTGCCGGGGGGGACTGGCGAATCCTTCGAGTGGAATCGAATACCACAGTCTATGCGCTCTAGTATCATTCTGGCTGGTGGCTTGTGTGCAGAGAATGTTGCACAGGCAATTGAACAAGTAAAACCCTTCGCTGTTGATGTTAGCGGCGGGGTGGAAGAATCTGCGGGTCTTAAAGACGCGAATAAAATTAATTGTTTTTTTAAAGAGGTGGCACGTGCCAACAACAACTGATCTGGCTGCTCTCATGCAGCTGCCTGATGAGCGAGGGCACTTTGGTCCTTACGGTGGTCGTTTTGTATCTGAAACGCTAATGGGCGCTCTTAAGGACCTTGAAAAGGTTTATGAGCGACTTTCAGCTGACGCGGACTTCCAAAAAGAATTTGATCATGATTTAGCACATTATGTTGGTCGTCCATCGCCATTGTATTTTGCAGAGCGCCTAACTAAAGAAGTTGGCGGTGCAAAGATTTACTTGAAGCGTGAAGATTTAAACCACACCGGTGCCCATAAAATTAACAACACTATTGGTCAGGCACTATTGGCTAAGTTTATGGGTAAGCCGCGCATTATTGCAGAAACGGGTGCTGGGCAGCATGGTGTTGCTTCTGCCACCGTTGCAGCGCGTTTGGGGCTTGAGTGTAAGGTTTATATGGGCGTTGATGATGTTCATCGCCAATCATTAAACGTGTATCGCATGAAATTGTTAGGTGCTGAAGTGGTTGCTGTTAAGTCAGGGACTCGCACGCTTAAAGATGCAATGAATGAAGCAATGCGTGATTGGGTCACGAATGTGGATGATACTTTCTATATTATAGGCACGGCAGCGGGCCCGCACCCTTATCCTAAACTGGTACGAGACTTTCAGTGTGTCATTGGTCGTGAAGCACGCCAGCAATGTCTTGAGCATGAAGGGCGTCTGCCGGATGCTTTGGTTGCTTGTGTCGGGGGCGGCTCTAACGCGATTGGTCTGTTCTATCCATTTATCGAAGATGCTGATGTTCGTATGATTGGCGTTGAGGCCGGTGGCTACGGTGTTGAAACTGGGCAGCATGCAGCGCCTCTATGTGCAGGGCGTCCAGGAGTCTTGCATGGAAACAGAAGTTACTTGATGTCTGATGATGCAGGGCAAATTCTAGGTACGCACTCTGTATCGGCGGGCTTAGATTATCCAGGCGTAGGTCCGGAGCATGCATGGTTAAAAGATTCAGGTCGTGCTGAATATGCAGCGATCACTGACGAAGAAGCGTTAGATGCATTTCGTATGCTGACAAAAGTGGAAGGTATTATGCCTGCCCTGGAGTCTAGTCATGCGGTTGCTCACGCTATTAAAGTTGCCAAAGAGATGGATAAAGAGCAGATTGTTGTGGTCAACCTGTCTGGTCGTGGTGATAAAGATATTCATACCGTCGCCGGTATTGATGGTATTGAAATTTAGTTGTTAAGGAGATTTTGAGAATGGGTCGTATTAATCAATGTTTCGAATCTCTTAAAGCGGATGGCCGAAAAGCGCTTATTCCGTATGTGACTGCGGGTGATCCTCAGCCGTCAGTTACTGTGCCGCTATTGCATGCGATGGTTGATGCTGGCGCTGATATTATCGAGCTAGGCGTGCCGTTTTCGGATCCAATGGCAGATGGGCCGGTGATTCAGTTGGCATGCGAGCGAGCTCTGCGTCACGGTACGCGTCTTCTGGATATCTTGGAGATGGTTAAAGAGTTTCGTGCACTAGATAAGCAAACACCTGTTGTTTTGATGGGCTACCTTAACCCCATTGAAACGCTTGGCTATGAGAGCTTTGCAAAACAAGCCAGTGATGCTGGCGTTGATGGAGTGTTGACAGTAGACCTTCCACCAGATGAGTCTGTTGAGTTTGCTGCCATCATGAAAGAGTATGCTTTGGATGTGATCTATCTGTTAGCGCCAACAACTGAAGAAAGCCGTATTCAGCAAGTTTGTGAGTTTGGTTCAGGCTATGTTTACTACGTCTCTGTTAAAGGTGTAACAGGCTCTGCAGCATTAGATGTTGGTGAAGTTGCTGAAAAGCTTGAGATTATACGTCGTCATACCGATATGCCGGTGGGTGTTGGCTTTGGTATTCGCGATGGAGAAACGGCCGCCTCTGTTTCTAAAGTAGCAGATGGCGTTATTGTAGGAAGTGTCTTGGTTAATGCGATAGCTGAAAAAGTATCTCAACCAGAACAGATTTCTACTGATGTCGCTGCTATTATTGCACAAATGCGCAGTGCTATGGACGCCTGAGAATAACGAATTATCATACTGGATTTAGATAAGAATGAGTAACTGGTTAGACAAAATTGTCCCCTCGCTTGTACGTTCTGAAAATAAAAGAGCGAGCGTTCCTGAAGGTCTCTGGAAAAAATGCCCTAAATGTGAGGCAGTGCTGTATCTTCCAGAGTTAGAAAAAAACCTTAACGTTTGCACAAAATGTGATCATCACATGCGCTTAGCTGCACGCCAGCGTTTGGAGTCTTTTTTAGATAAAGATTCCTTCACAGAACTGGCAGCAGAAGTAGAGCCAGTAGATCGTCTGAAATTTCGTGATACGAAAAAATATAAAGACCGCTTATCAGCCGCACAGAAAGCTACGGGCGAAAAAGATGCGCTTGTTGCCATGCGTGGAACGTTATTAAACATGCCTGTTGCGGCAGTGGCTTTTGATTTTCGTTTTATGGGCGGGTCAATGGGTGCTGTCGTTGGTGAGCGCTTTGTCCGCGCTGTAAACATTTCATTAGAAGAGAACATTCCTCTGA
This genomic interval carries:
- the truA gene encoding tRNA pseudouridine(38-40) synthase TruA, translated to MTQEITQLGSEEGATTVAPSYRYALCVEYAGAAYNGWQIQKNDEVPTVQGHMHKALSVVANEPVTVVCAGRTDTGVNGTYQIIHFDTHAKRENRAWVLGGNSNLPDDIAIRWATPVDDTFHARFSAQERRYRYLIYSTRIKPALLSKGVTWTYKPLDIERMREAGAHLVGVHDFSSYRAVACQAKSPIRDVKALNIYRSGELIVIDVQANAFLHHMIRNIAGVLMSIGAGEAEPIWAKQVLDARNRCAGGITAPPSGLYFVDVKYPQSYALPKSELGPYFLNITG
- a CDS encoding phosphoribosylanthranilate isomerase; translation: MAVRVKICGITRAEDALTAIAAGAHSLGFVFYKPSPRYVEPSIAADIISVLPPFITTTALFVDESPDVVKEIVALTKVDLLQFHGKESPEYCVQFERPYIKALRMKPGLDLVQQASSYSSSRAVLLDAYKAGVPGGTGESFEWNRIPQSMRSSIILAGGLCAENVAQAIEQVKPFAVDVSGGVEESAGLKDANKINCFFKEVARANNN
- the trpB gene encoding tryptophan synthase subunit beta; translation: MQLPDERGHFGPYGGRFVSETLMGALKDLEKVYERLSADADFQKEFDHDLAHYVGRPSPLYFAERLTKEVGGAKIYLKREDLNHTGAHKINNTIGQALLAKFMGKPRIIAETGAGQHGVASATVAARLGLECKVYMGVDDVHRQSLNVYRMKLLGAEVVAVKSGTRTLKDAMNEAMRDWVTNVDDTFYIIGTAAGPHPYPKLVRDFQCVIGREARQQCLEHEGRLPDALVACVGGGSNAIGLFYPFIEDADVRMIGVEAGGYGVETGQHAAPLCAGRPGVLHGNRSYLMSDDAGQILGTHSVSAGLDYPGVGPEHAWLKDSGRAEYAAITDEEALDAFRMLTKVEGIMPALESSHAVAHAIKVAKEMDKEQIVVVNLSGRGDKDIHTVAGIDGIEI
- the trpA gene encoding tryptophan synthase subunit alpha, which translates into the protein MGRINQCFESLKADGRKALIPYVTAGDPQPSVTVPLLHAMVDAGADIIELGVPFSDPMADGPVIQLACERALRHGTRLLDILEMVKEFRALDKQTPVVLMGYLNPIETLGYESFAKQASDAGVDGVLTVDLPPDESVEFAAIMKEYALDVIYLLAPTTEESRIQQVCEFGSGYVYYVSVKGVTGSAALDVGEVAEKLEIIRRHTDMPVGVGFGIRDGETAASVSKVADGVIVGSVLVNAIAEKVSQPEQISTDVAAIIAQMRSAMDA